From Halomicrobium urmianum, the proteins below share one genomic window:
- a CDS encoding XF1762 family protein, whose product MSEPKQTKNVGTIAEPPSPSSVDDLELVREREKAPINEFLEQRHPLGGVPGWKACFSARYRGSIVAVVVVGRPVARMADDGTELSITRYCRRDDRPANTGSWLIARARDWARLEGFDTFSANSGVAGNYGTVYEAAGFECTQVRQADGSGWLSHGEDRDTWEDYERRKWVYQLRPDNTPVPDGDSDE is encoded by the coding sequence ATGAGTGAGCCAAAGCAGACGAAGAATGTCGGCACGATCGCGGAGCCGCCGAGCCCCTCGTCGGTCGACGACCTTGAGCTCGTGCGCGAGCGAGAGAAGGCACCGATCAATGAGTTTCTGGAACAGCGCCATCCGCTCGGCGGTGTCCCCGGCTGGAAAGCGTGCTTCTCCGCTCGGTATCGCGGTAGCATCGTCGCCGTGGTGGTCGTCGGTCGCCCGGTCGCTCGCATGGCGGACGACGGGACGGAGTTGAGCATCACGCGCTACTGTCGCCGCGACGACCGCCCGGCGAACACGGGCTCGTGGCTCATCGCCCGCGCCCGCGATTGGGCTCGCCTGGAGGGCTTCGATACGTTTAGCGCCAATTCAGGCGTCGCCGGGAACTACGGAACAGTCTACGAGGCAGCGGGTTTCGAGTGTACCCAAGTGAGGCAGGCGGACGGTTCCGGCTGGCTCTCCCACGGCGAGGACCGCGACACGTGGGAGGACTACGAGAGGCGGAAATGGGTGTATCAGCTCAGGCCCGACAACACTCCCGTTCCGGACGGTGATAGCGATGAGTAA
- a CDS encoding phage terminase large subunit family protein: MNLIEYLKENNDLRGVYHVDCGECGADAHIVGANRFKESHDDATFCPYCGAEADDETVLLIDEHEQAEKFDPNYEP; the protein is encoded by the coding sequence ATGAACCTGATAGAGTACCTCAAAGAGAACAACGACCTCCGCGGCGTCTATCACGTCGACTGCGGCGAGTGCGGCGCTGACGCCCATATCGTCGGGGCGAACCGCTTCAAGGAGAGCCACGACGACGCGACGTTCTGCCCGTACTGCGGCGCGGAGGCGGACGACGAGACGGTCCTACTGATCGACGAGCACGAACAGGCGGAGAAGTTCGACCCGAACTACGAGCCATGA